The following are encoded together in the Phragmitibacter flavus genome:
- a CDS encoding DUF3021 domain-containing protein gives MPIFRQICSMVLSLKGSRWEGWFWALPLLAVIGPVLLAVSLTCQVPKADHWFVVGDPYLGFLQDGSFGNFLHSPGNDSRHDAARILHWLVVRLTDWNLVVESLVCVGLGLVSCAMVLSLWRRSHPGSWGTRWLLGGFSVVLLLSPMQWMNWTWGVQICYMLVIAASVGVVWVFERGWPLWLRTLVAGGFAVVAAFSFINGWLAWGLGGVLLFWELIKRRGRGGEGWTALGLWGLMFGVTLWVFVSGWPEEKALSGSESGMSMEKAEKVVVFFVRLLGAPFAEGWPTLDRELRSQLVFALSSVVGVFSLVLLLVVGWKLWAKLRRGEVEVGQMGPWLLLCGWGLANAAAISLARVDSPGFLPFQSRYPAYTLWFYIGLFGLLAMVMTGPGSRWLRWVGRGWFLFLVWGWGVGAVQGWRDGVKDARSCGLLEASVSLRQVVVEPLLLDSVDPGSGLRIGKALDELDAAGVLSVATVRSSLVAEATMAPEGMFQGKLVKGELEGSGVSIEGWAMEKASRDAARSVVISIEQAGVPERWLGIVTRRKREAKVAKKVDARAMEDRIGWAYVPMTGEERVAVSGAKLTLQRAPLPSGEATFRAYAFDPRTGVFSRLDGSVTLPLP, from the coding sequence GGCTTTGCCACTGCTGGCGGTCATCGGGCCGGTGCTGCTGGCGGTGAGTTTGACGTGTCAGGTGCCGAAGGCGGATCATTGGTTTGTGGTGGGGGATCCGTATCTGGGGTTTTTGCAGGATGGCAGTTTTGGCAATTTTCTGCACAGTCCGGGCAATGACAGCCGGCATGATGCAGCGAGGATTTTGCACTGGCTGGTGGTGCGGTTGACGGATTGGAATCTGGTGGTGGAGTCGCTGGTGTGTGTGGGATTGGGACTGGTTTCGTGTGCGATGGTGTTGTCATTGTGGCGTCGGAGTCATCCGGGGAGCTGGGGGACGCGCTGGCTTCTGGGGGGGTTCAGTGTGGTGCTGCTGTTGTCGCCGATGCAGTGGATGAACTGGACGTGGGGGGTGCAGATTTGTTACATGCTGGTGATTGCGGCGTCGGTGGGGGTGGTGTGGGTGTTTGAGCGGGGTTGGCCGTTGTGGTTGCGGACCTTGGTGGCAGGGGGCTTTGCGGTGGTGGCGGCGTTTTCGTTCATCAATGGCTGGCTGGCCTGGGGGTTGGGTGGGGTGTTGCTTTTTTGGGAATTGATCAAACGGCGCGGGCGCGGTGGAGAAGGGTGGACGGCACTGGGATTGTGGGGGTTGATGTTCGGGGTGACATTGTGGGTATTTGTCAGCGGGTGGCCGGAGGAGAAGGCGCTCAGTGGTTCGGAGAGCGGCATGTCGATGGAGAAGGCGGAGAAGGTGGTGGTGTTTTTTGTGAGGTTGTTGGGGGCACCGTTTGCAGAGGGGTGGCCGACTTTGGATCGTGAATTGAGGTCGCAGCTGGTTTTTGCGTTGTCGAGTGTCGTCGGGGTGTTTTCTCTGGTTTTGTTGTTGGTAGTGGGGTGGAAGTTGTGGGCTAAACTGCGGCGCGGTGAGGTTGAGGTGGGTCAGATGGGGCCGTGGTTGTTGTTGTGTGGATGGGGGTTGGCAAATGCGGCGGCGATTTCGCTGGCGAGGGTGGATTCGCCAGGGTTCTTGCCGTTTCAGTCGAGGTATCCGGCTTACACGCTGTGGTTTTACATTGGGTTGTTTGGGTTGCTGGCGATGGTCATGACGGGTCCGGGCTCGAGGTGGTTGCGATGGGTGGGGCGTGGGTGGTTTTTGTTTTTGGTGTGGGGCTGGGGAGTTGGGGCGGTGCAGGGATGGCGGGACGGGGTCAAGGATGCGAGGTCGTGTGGATTGCTGGAGGCGTCGGTGTCGTTGCGTCAGGTGGTGGTGGAGCCGCTGTTGCTGGACAGCGTTGATCCGGGATCGGGGTTGCGGATTGGAAAGGCACTGGACGAACTGGATGCGGCAGGTGTGTTGAGCGTGGCGACGGTGCGAAGCAGCTTGGTGGCGGAGGCGACGATGGCACCGGAAGGGATGTTTCAGGGCAAGTTGGTGAAAGGGGAGTTGGAAGGCAGTGGCGTGAGCATTGAAGGTTGGGCAATGGAGAAGGCTTCGCGTGATGCGGCGCGGTCGGTGGTGATTTCGATTGAGCAGGCGGGGGTTCCAGAGCGCTGGTTGGGGATTGTGACGCGCAGGAAACGGGAGGCGAAGGTGGCGAAAAAAGTGGATGCGCGGGCGATGGAGGATCGGATTGGCTGGGCCTATGTGCCGATGACGGGCGAGGAGAGGGTGGCGGTGTCGGGGGCGAAGCTGACGTTGCAGCGGGCTCCATTGCCGTCGGGTGAGGCGACTTTCAGGGCGTATGCATTTGATCCGAGAACGGGCGTTTTTTCGCGACTCGATGGGAGCGTGACGTTGCCATTGCCGTGA